Proteins encoded together in one Lathyrus oleraceus cultivar Zhongwan6 chromosome 5, CAAS_Psat_ZW6_1.0, whole genome shotgun sequence window:
- the LOC127079844 gene encoding uncharacterized protein LOC127079844 translates to MPPIMPPKNRKYECGNDKRKKRKKIEELIQSQAGALDKFLIKEPQVPNESHYVDNTNVEILDSVPIENDNVDSVPIENDNADSVPIDDEVNNDDDNLEEVNDDDDDDDDVDYDIFDPRNWDRLQPKMIDLLVMKGPKRDNSIVRGPRDNWNRRFTTNLYTRALANGEKCDRDWLVYSKELDRVFCFCCKVLKNGIGRGQLANEGYSDWSHVGARIKEHELGMEHVKNMTTWYEYRQRLQKFQTIDKTTQRLIEKEKDHWKNVLKRVISIVKFLAKHNLAFRGSKEKLYEDSNGNFLGLIEMLAEFDPIIQEHVRRVTTQKVHTHYLGHKIQNELISLLGSAIKIEIIRKIKQAKYFSVILDCTPDVSHREQMSLIIRYVDVSSTSISIEESFLGFLNVNDTTGQGLFDVLQNELKELGLDLFDVRGQGYDNGSNMKGKHQGVQKRFLDINPRAFYTPCGCHSLNLTLCDMANSCNKARNFFGVVQRIYTIFANSTKRWQILKDNVKGLTPKSLSSTRWESRVESVKAIRTQMSDFTEALLEVSEHDLDPKIQNEAKSLATNELGDFEFLMAIIIWFEILSAINFVSKLLQEKDMLIDVAMEKIKELISFFEGYRETGFHKALVNAKEIAVELNIAPIFPQRPVVSLNKRFEQYQEYESIFGFLFTSHKLQSLDDATLKSFCSNFERVLKHNEQSDIDGNEFFEELKLLRQMLPEEIIRPTDILLFSKGLDCFPNTVIAYRILLTIPVTVASAERSFSKLKLLKTYLRSTMSQERLNGLALIAVENDLLETVKYEDLVDEFASKSVRRKALFK, encoded by the exons ATGCCTCCTATTATGCCTCCTAAGAATAGAAAGTATGAATGTGGAAATGATAAACGTAAGAAAAGGAAAAAAATTGAAGAGTTAATTCAATCTCAAGCAGGAGCTCTTGATAAATTTTTGATAAAAGAACCACAAGTTCCAAATGAAAGTCATTATGTTGATAATACTAATGTTGAAATTCTTGATAGTGTGCCCATTGAAAATGATAATGTTGATAGTGTGCCTATTGAAAATGATAATGCTGATAGTGTACCTATCGATGATGAAGttaataatgatgatgataatcTTGAGGAagttaatgatgatgatgatgatgatgatgatgttgattACGATATATTTGATCCAAGAAATTGGGATCGTCTTCAACCTAAAATGATTGATTTATTAGTTATGAAAGGGCCTAAACGGGATAATTCTATTGTGAGGGGTCCTAGAGATAATTGGAATCGACGCTTTACGACTAATTTGTATACTAGAGCTTTAGCAAATGGAGAGAAGTGTGATAGAGATTGGCTTGTTTATTCAAAAGAGCTTGATAGAGTATTTTGTTTCTGTTGTAAAGTTTTAAAAAATGGGATTGGTAGGGGACAATTAGCAAATGAGGGTTATAGTGATTGGTCACATGTTGGTGCAAGAATTAAAGAGCACGAGTTAGGCATGGAACATGTTAAGAATATGACTACTTGGTATGAGTATCGTCAAAGGTTGCAGAAATTTCAAACTATTGATAAAACGACTCAAAGATTAATTGAGAAAGAAAAGGATCACTGGAAAAATGTTTTAAAAAGAGTTATTTCAATAGTGAAATTTCTTGCTAAACATAATTTGGCATTTCGTGGTTCTAAGGAAAAGTTGTACGAAGATAGCAATGGCAACTTTTTGGGTTTGATTGAAATGTTAGCTGAATTTGACCCAATTATCCAAGAACATGTTAGACGTGTTACAACTCAAAAAGTTCACACTCATTATCTTGGACATAAAATACAAAATGAGTTGATTTCATTACTTGGTTCTGCAATTAAAATTGAAATCATTAGAAAAATCAAACAAGCAAAGTATTTCTCAGTAATACTTGATTGTACTCCGGATGTTAGTCACCGAGAGCAAATGTCTTTGATAATAAGATATGTGGATGTTTCTTCAACTTCTATTAGCATTGAGGAATCATTTTTAGGATTTTTGAATGTGAATGATACAACTGGTCAAGGGCTTTTTGATGTTTTACAAAATGAATTGAAAGAACTTGGTCTCGACCTATTTGATGTAAGAGGACAAGGTTATGATAATGGGTCAAATATGAAAGGAAAACATCAAGGTGTACAAAAGCGATTTTTAGACATAAATCCAAGAGCTTTTTATACTCCTTGTGGTTGTCATAGTCTTAATTTGACATTGTGTGATATGGCTAACTCTTGTAATAAAGCTAGGAATTTTTTTGGAGTTGTTCAACGCATTTACACAATTTTTGCTAATTCAACAAAGAGATGGCAAATTTTGAAAGATAATGTAAAAGGGTTGACTCCAAAATCATTATCATCCACTCGTTGGGAAAGTCGTGTTGAAAGTGTCAAAGCTATAAGAACTCAAATGTCAGATTTTACAGAAGCTTTACTTGAAGTGTCAGAACATGATCTCGATCCTAAGATACAAAATGAAGCTAAATCCTTAGCAACTAATGAGCTTGGTGATTTTGAATTTTTGATGGCTATAATTATTTGGTTTGAAATATTATCTGCAATTAATTTTGTTAGCAAGCTTTTACAGGAAAAGGATATGCTTATTGATGTTGCTATGGAAAAAATAAAGGAGTTGATTTCATTTTTTGAAGGATATAGAGAAACAGGTTTTCATAAGGCATTGGTTAATGCTAAGGAAATTGCGGTTGAATTGAATATCGCTCCAATATTTCCTCAAAGGC CTGTTGTTTCTCTTAATAAGAGATTTGAGCAATACCAAGAGTATGAAAGTATTTTTGGTTTCTTGTTTACTTCTCACAAGTTACAATCATTGGATGATGCAACTTTGAAGTCTTTTTGTAGTAACTTTGAACGAGTACTGAAACATAATGAGCAATCTGACATTGACGGGAAtgaattttttgaggaattaAAGTTACTAAGACAAATGTTGCCTGAAGAAATCATAAGACCTActgatatattattattttcaaaagGCTTGGATTGTTTTCCTAATACAGTTATTGCATATAGAATTTTGTTGACTATTCCTGTGACAGTTGCTTCTGCAGAAAGAAGCTTTTCAAAATTAAAGTTGTTAAAGACTTACTTGCGGTCTACCATGTCACAAGAAAGACTTAACGGATTGGCGTTGATAGCAGTTGAAAATGATCTTTTGGAGACAGTAAAATATGAGGATTTGGTTGATGAATTTGCTTCAAAAAGTGTTAGGAGGAAGGCTCTTTTTAAGTAG